Part of the Gallalistipes aquisgranensis genome, GCAGGCATCAGGTGCGGGAAAATCACCGAAAAAAGCAGCAGCAGCCCGCCCGCACAGACGATGATCCACTCTTCGGAGAGCAGGGGGCGTATGTTTTTTTGTACGCGGTCGGCGGAACGTTTTGTCATGGTTTTCATTTTGTCTGATTTCAAGGGACAAAATTGGCGGTTCCCGCCCGATTCTGCAATACGTAAATATACGTAAAATTAGCGAGATAAAGAGCGGATTCCTTCCGGGGCGCGATACGGGGAAGACGTGTGGGGGGAGGGAACGGAATGTGCCGTGTCTTTTTTTCGTCCGGCAGCGACTGCATTCCCGGGAACAGGGACAGGCTTCCGTTCCGTGCGGAGAGCGGAATCGCAGTGCCGGAGTCAAGGAGGGCGGATACATAAACGGCTACGGGATCGTAAGGGCATAAAAAAACCGGTATAGCTGAAGAACTCAACTACACCGGCACCCTAAAAAAACTAACTACCCTAAAAAAACCACCTAAACTGAGTTAGGTAGACCGTTATTATCGGATGGGCTTTCCTGCCCGGATAATGTCGTCGATCGTTCCCGGAATCCACCGGTCTGATTTCATATTGCAAAACTAATGCAGAAACTTCGTCCGGGGTGGGAAATTTTGTCATAAAGGAGGGAATTTTTATCAAAAAAGGGGCCTCAAGCCCCTTTTTGTATGATTTCCTTTTGATTTATGCGTTTTCGTGTCCGCGTCCGATCTTGTACAGGCGGGTGGCGAACAGCAGGATGATGATGTAACTCGGAAGGAGAATCAGGTAGGGCAGGTGCAGGTTGCCGCCGATAGCGTCGGCCCATGCTCCGTAGAGCAGGGGAATCGTGGCGCCTCCGGCGATGGCCATGATCATCAGGGCCGATGCCGTGCCGGTGTATTTACCGAGTCCTTCGATCGAGAGCGGCCAGATGCTCGGCCACATCAGCGCATTGCCGAAGCTGAGCATGACGATGAAGAAGATCGACAGTTTGCCCGTGGTGAGCAGGGCCAGGGCCAGAAAGACGATGTTCAGCCCGGCGCAGACGGCCAGTGCCTTGCGCTGCGAGATGTATTTCGGGATCAGCAGGATGCCCAGGATGTAGCCGACCGTGAGCGCCAGCAGGCTGTATGTCCCGAGTTTCGTGGCCACGTCGTCTGTCAGTCCGCAGTATTTGCCGTAAAGACCCAGCGTATCGACGGCGACCACTTCGGCCCCCGTATAGAAAAAGAGGGTCAGCACGCCCAGCCACAGGTAAGGGTAGCTGAAGATCGACTTGCGGGAGACTTCGCCTTCCGATACGTTCGATTCGGCGTCGATCTCCGGCAGGTGGGCTTTCTGGATGGCGAAACCCAGCAGCAGGAGCAGGACGGTGATGGCGATATAGGGAATGATGATTTTATGGGAAAGTTCGCTCAGCAGCAGGGCGTGTTCCTCGCCCGTGGTGGTGGCCAGGTGTTCGCTGATCGAATTGATATCGGAGAAGAGCAGGTAACTCAGCAGGAAGATGCCGATCATGCCGGCCACCTTGTTGCAGATACCCATGATGCAGATTCGCTGTGCGGCGCTTTCGATCGGACCCAGAATGGTGACATAGGGGTTGGAAGCCGTCTGGAGCAGGGCCAGTCCGGTGCCCTGGATGAAGAGGCCCAGCAGGAAGAGAATGTAGTTGCGGTCGAGGGCGGCGGGGA contains:
- a CDS encoding sugar MFS transporter, which gives rise to MNTNKSYLFSIYVIGALFFIFGFVTWINSVLIPFLKQVCQLTNFEALLVTFSFYISYFVMALPSSWVLKKTGFVKGMSLGLIVMAIGSVIFIPAALDRNYILFLLGLFIQGTGLALLQTASNPYVTILGPIESAAQRICIMGICNKVAGMIGIFLLSYLLFSDINSISEHLATTTGEEHALLLSELSHKIIIPYIAITVLLLLLGFAIQKAHLPEIDAESNVSEGEVSRKSIFSYPYLWLGVLTLFFYTGAEVVAVDTLGLYGKYCGLTDDVATKLGTYSLLALTVGYILGILLIPKYISQRKALAVCAGLNIVFLALALLTTGKLSIFFIVMLSFGNALMWPSIWPLSIEGLGKYTGTASALMIMAIAGGATIPLLYGAWADAIGGNLHLPYLILLPSYIIILLFATRLYKIGRGHENA